A segment of the Parasynechococcus marenigrum WH 8102 genome:
GTCATCGATCGCAATCAGCGCAGCATTCACCCAGCTGTCTGGGTGACGCTGGAGCGCATTAAAGCCAAGATTGGGATAAACAGTGTCCCCAATCTGAATCATCGACCCTCGGGAATAGGCTGTGCGGTAATAAATCTGATCAGCTTCGCTCATTAGCTGACCGTTGGGCCAGCGAAAACCTTCTTCATTGACTTCCTGATTTGATTTGTCTCCTTCAGTCTCTTCATCCGCAATGGCGATATTTCCTCTTTCATCTGAAGCATCTTGATCAACAGTTGGTTCCGTCCAGACCAACTGATCTGGCTCCAATCGTTCTTCTTCAGGGCTCAGTGGCTCCCAGATCTGAGCATTGGCCGGTGCATCTGTTGTGGGAACAGGTTTCCAGGAGTTGACCGTAGTCGTTCCAAGGGTGCTGGGCTCGACCGTCTGCCATTGGGTCTGGGCCTGCAAGGCAGGGACACATCCCATGGGGACTGCAAGAGACACAGCCGCAACGCGGCGGTACAGCGACAACCGAACCCGAGACAACAACTCAGGCCTCCAGCGTTGGATCAATCAGCAACCACCCGGCTAGTGGCGTTCCTTGCAGAGCCAGTTGCTCCCGTAGTTGTTGCAGTTGTTGGCGCTGGGGGGCGCCGGGTGCTGTGACCAGCAGCTGAGTGCTGCAGGTGCGACTGGCGAGCAGGTCGCGGCTGACTAGGAGCTTTCGATTGCCAAGAGCTGCGACGAGGGCCTGCTGAAGCTGCTCAATTTGGTTGTTGGGGAAGTTGCCTACGGGAATCAGAGCGACTGACTGAGCATCAGCGAGGGGACCCTCTGCCAGCAGCTGTGCTGTGCTGCTCCATTGCTCTGGAGCCATTGCCGGCAGACGCTCCAGCATTGGGCAAGGGAGCAAGGTTTTGAGCTCGTCTTCGCTGAAGACAAGGCCGCTGCGGCGATCGCGGATCAGGGCGGCGCCACAGCCCAGGACGAGCCCTCCAAACAGTCCCAAAGCCACCATCCGTTTCTTGCGGGGCGCAACTGGCTTGTCGAGCACAGTGGGGGTTGAAATCAACTCCCATGGATCGGTCTGACGGGCCTGATCGAGCTTGAGGCTTTGCAGCTGCACCTCAAGTTCAGCCAGGGTTTTCTCGTCCCTCAGTGCCGCCCGCACCAATTCGCGGTGTTTGAGCACCACCTCGCGAGGCCTCGTGAGAGACGCTAGCTGGGCCTCCGCTGTGATCAATTCGCCTTGCAGCAGTCCGATGGTCTGCTGGTTGATGTAAGCGATCAACCCACTGCGTTCGCGTTGAAGGCGTTGAATCGACTGATCCTGCGGGGTGAGCAGCGCTGACTGCTGCTGAAGTCTGGTTTCGACGCGCTGGAGCTGTGAGTAGATCTCAGTGTTTGCGGCCAGCTGGGGGGCTTTGTAAAGGGTGGTGTTTCCTGAACGTTGTGCTGCAGCAATCCGCTGACGCAGGGCATTCACCTGATTCTGTGCTGCTTCGCGGCTGGCTTCCACAGACCCACCGTTCGTGCTTCCAGTCGCTCCCGTGGGCATGCCGTCTTGAATGCCAAGCCCATTCGCCAGGGCGTAGGCCTGAGCAGTGCGCATGGAGGTGGCGGATTGCTGGCGCAGCTTGTCGATTTCCTGTTCGAGGTAAGCCACGCCCTGGGTTAGGCCCCGGCGACGGTCTTTGCCGGAATACTCCTGGTAGGTGCGGGTGATGCGTTCCAGCACCGGCAGGATCAAATCTTCATCGGTGTCGCGATAGGTCAATGACAACACCGATGTGCCTTTCACCAGTTCAATCTCCAAGCTCCTGGTCCAATCGGTAATCACCCATTTGCTGACGTCTGCTCCAGCAGCGGCTTTGCTGGCTTTGACAAAGTCGTAGGTGGGCCTGAGCACCGAAGGACTTTCCAGAATCTTGACCTCGGTTACAAGCGAACTTTCACCAGCACTCACGCCGGCAAGCCCCGCGAGCATCGGATTGGCTGCAGCCAGTTTTGCCAGACGGCCGCCCCCTACATCCTGGTTTTCCAGCACGATCTGAAAACTTCCTTCCCACACCGGTTTGCGCGTGAAGGCGTAGATCCCACTCAGCAGCACCGTAGCGGCGGTGATGCCACCGATCAGTAGCCACTGGCGCTTGAGGGCTGCAGCAACCTGGCGCAGATCAATCTCGTCGTTGTCCAGCTGCTGGGGCTGAAGCGTCTGCGATGGGCTGCTCGTCATGGCTGGATATCTCGATAGATCGAATAAACGGAGTAGAGACCCACAGCGGGGGCTGTGATCTCATTCAGCACCTCAATGCCGGCACTGGCGATGGACTCGCGCAGGCGCACTACATCACCGGCCATCAACACGGGGTTGCGGTAGTCATCTGCGGGGGCGTCGCTCTTGAAGCCGAAGATGCGCCGGTCGATTTCGCCCTCACGGTTGAAGCGGATGAACTCCACCTTGCCGTGCAGCAGTTTGGTGCCACCGGCCAGGTCGATCGCCTGCACCAAGGACGACCCCTGCGGCAGCGTCACGGCGCCTGGATTTCTGACACGTCCGCTGACGTACACCTGCATGAACTGCGGTGTGAGGTTTGTCTGGCCAGCTTTGAGCAGCTGTTCACGCAACACCTCAGGGCTCTTGGCCACGCTCACCACATCTCCGTCGAAGAGGCGGATGTTCTGGCTTTCATCGCCGGTGGTGATCAGCGAGAGGAAATTGAGGTTGGTGCGGATGCGACCACCGCCGGAACTGGCGGCCTGGCGACGGGTCACCTGCACTTTGGAGAGGTCGGTGAAGGGGGTGATGCCCTGGGCAGCACGGATTGCGTCGAACACGGTGGGGAACTGCAAGCCAAAGGTGCTGAGGCCGCCTCCACTGGTTATCGCCGTGGCACCTCCGGGGACCTGATTCAGGCCGCCGCGCGACGTTCCTGGGGCAGACAGGCCATCCAAGGTGGTCTGCTCGGCGGATTCCGAAATACGCTGAAGTTCATTGTCTTTACTGAGGGAGTAGTACCCGGGACGTTTGACCTCACCGCCCACGTACACGCGAATGGGCCTATAGCGGACTGGACGGATGTACACCTCCGGATCGCGCACGTAGGGGCGGAACTGCTCGGTAAGGAACAGCCGCAGCTCCTCAATCGTGAGGCCTTCCACGTAGAGGGCTCTCAGCCGAGGCAGGTAGATGGTTCCGTCTGGGCCGATGATGACCCTGCCGCTGAGTTCAGGCAGATCCAGCAGCTCAATGTCCAGTCCATCACCGGGGCCGAGGATGTAGGCATCAAAGCTGACGCGACTGCGCTCTTCACTGGTGAGGCTGGGAGCCTGACTGGTTTCAGAAGATTCAGGCTGAGCTCTCAGCGACAGAGGTGTCAACACCAAGCTGGCTGCGAGTGCTCCGATGGACAGCCAGGACCGAAACACGTGCTTTGTTCTGATAAGCGTGAAGCTATGGCTTGAAGGGCTGTGATCAAGCCCTCAGTGGGCAGGCTTTTGGCTGGCTCAGGTATATCGCTCAGGGTTCTGCTGCTGCCAGGCCCAGCCGTCTCGGCAGATGTCTTCAAGGCTTCGCTGGGTGCGCCAGCCCAGGCGCTGAGCGGCATCGCCAGGCCGACGGTCCGTGATCGTGTTGGGGATGGAACGGCCGCTGGCGGCTTGCATGGACTGCACCACCTCCAGGACGGACTGTCCTTGGCCGCTGCCCAGGTTGAGGGTGACCATTTGTGTCGCTTCCGCCAGCAGGCAGTCCAGGGCGGCGCGGTGGCCATCCGCGAGATCCATCACGTGGATGTAGTCACGCACACCGGTGCCATCGGGGGTGGGCCAGTCGCCGCCGAACACCTGGAGCTGTTCTCTGCGTCCGTTAGCCACCTGACTCACGAAGGGGAAGAGGTTGTTGGGAATGCCCAGCGGGTTTTCGCCAATGCGGCCGGACGGATGGGCCCCGACGGGGTTGAAATAGCGCAAGCAAGCGATCCGCCAGGCGTCCTGAGCACTGGCATGCAGATCGGACAGCATTCGCTCAACAGCGGCCTTGGTGTGGCCGTAGGGGTTGATCGGAGAAATGGGAGCTGTCGCAGGGATCGGAACGGTTTCTGGATTTCCGTAGACCGTAGCGCTGCTGCTGAAGACAAGGGTGTGGCAGCTATGGGCATCCATGGCCTCCAGCAGGCAGCGACTGCCGTTCAGGTTCACATCCCAGTAGTGAAGTGGCTTCTCCACGGACTCTCCAACAGCTTTGAGGCCGGCGAAATGGATTACGGCATCAATCCCAGACGGCGCCTTGGTGAAGGCTTGCTCAAGATTCCTGGGGCTGCGGATGTCTCCTTGCATCTGCCGCAACCGAGGAGCGGCCGCAGGTCCAGCGAGCTCGCGCACACGCTCAAGTGCGATCGGGCTGCTGTTGCTGAAATCGTCGAAGACCAGCAGCTCATGGCCCGCCTCCAGCAGCACCAGGCCGGTATGGCTGCCGATGAAGCCTGCCCCGCCTGTAATCAAGAGCTGCGCCAATGGGTTGGTAACGCAGTGGACTCCCATCATCCAACGGGCTGACCAGCTAATGGCTTCAGCGCCTTCCTTCCATTGGAATAATTGGACTTTCCTGAGTGGGGAACTCTGGTTCCGATCGGCTGAACCTGTCGATGCCAATGCGAGCAGGACTGAGTTCCATGACAAACTCCGTTGATAACGTCACAGTCGAGTTGATCGAGCTCAGCTCTCGACCGCTGTGACTGCAGGCAGCCGTGGTGTGCCTGCAAGACGTTCTGAAAGATTTCATGCCCTCCTCCGCCACTAGAGCTGCCAAAACTGCCCTGATCACAGGCATTACAGGCCAAGACGGCAGTTACCTGGCGGAGCTTCTGCTGGAGAAGGGCTATTTGGTGCACGGGATCAAGCGCCGGGCCAGCAGCTTCAACACCACTCGGATCGATCACCTGTATCAGGATCCGCACGAGAGCGATCCTCGACTGGTGCTGCACTACGGCGATCTCACCGACAGCACCAACCTGATCCGGATCATCCAGCAGGAGCAACCGGACGAGATCTACAACCTTGGTGCTCAAAGCCATGTGGCCGTGAGCTTTGAGGCGCCGGAATACACGGCAAACAGCGATGCCCTTGGCACCCTGCGCATCCTCGAGGCGGTGCGGATGCTCGGGCTCATAGGAAAAACCCGGATCTATCAGGCCAGCACTAGCGAGCTCTACGGCCTAGTGCAGGAGGTGCCGCAGAAGGAGTCGACACCCTTTTATCCGCGCAGCCCCTACGGCGTCGCCAAGCTTTACGCCTACTGGATCACGGTCAATTACCGCGAGGCCTACGGGATGTATGCCTGCAACGGCATCCTGTTCAACCATGAGAGTCCGCGGCGCGGCGAGACGTTTGTGACCCGCAAGATCACCCGGGGTCTGGCGCGGATCGATGCGGGGCTGGAGCAGTGCCTGTTCATGGGCAACCTCGATTCCCTACGCGACTGGGGCCATGCGCGCGACTACGTGGAGATGCAGTGGCGGATGCTCCAGCAGGAAGGTCCGCCGGAAGACTTCGTGATCGCCACCGGCCGGCAGGAGTCGGTGCGGCGCTTTATTGAGCTAGCAGCATCCGAACTCGGTTGGGGCAGCATCCAGTGGCAGGGCAGAGGCTTGCAGGAAACTGGATCTCGCGCCGACACCGGCGATGTGGTGGTGCGTATTGATCCGCGCTATTTCCGCCCGGCAGAGGTTGAAACGCTGCTTGGTGATCCCACCAGAGCAAAAGAGAAGCTTGGCTGGATCCCCACCACCACCCTGGAGGAACTTGTGGCCGAGATGGTTGCCACGGATCGGGAGGACGCCAAGAAAGATGCACACCTCAAACGCAAGGGTTTTGCGGTTGTTGGTTCGATGGAGAACCCGCCTACAAACCCTGAAGCGATCAAAGCGGCTGGAGGCGCAGAGTGAGCCCCCTGATCACCCCAGCTGACAGGATCTACGTTGCCGGCCATCGCGGTATGGCTGGCAGCGCCATATTCAGAGCTCTGGAACGAGGTGGCTACCACCAACTGCTGACAGCCAGCCGCTCTGAGCTCGACCTACTCGATGGACCTTCGGTGCAAGCCTGGTTCACAAAGCACCAACCCACGGTGGTGGTTCTGGCGGCAGCGAAGGTGGGCGGCATCCAAGCCAATAGCAGCTATCCGGCTGACTTTCTGCTGGAAAACCTCAAGATCCAGACACATGTGATCGAAACTGCCTGGCGCTCTGGTGTGCAGCGGCTGTTGTTCCTTGGCAGCAGCTGCATCTACCCGAAGTTCGCCGAGCAGCCGATCAAGGAGGAAGCGCTGCTTTCAGGTGCTTTGGAGCCCACGAACGAGTGGTACGCCATTGCCAAAATCGCAGGAATCAAGCTGTGCGAATCGCTCAGGCGGCAGCATGGTTTTGATGCGATCAGCCTGATGCCCACCAACTTGTATGGGCCGGGCGACAATTACCACTCCACTAATAGCCATGTGCTGCCTGCGCTGATTCGCCGCTTTCATGAGGCAACGAAGGCGAATGCTGAGACCGTCACGTGTTGGGGCACGGGGTCACCCCTGCGTGAATTTTTGCACGTCGATGATCTCGGGGAAGCTTGTTTGTTTGCTTTGGAGCAGTGGAGCCCAGCGCCAAGTGAGCTCAGCTATTTAAATGTTGGTACGGGTGTGGACCTGAGTATCCGTGAGCTTGCTGAAGCAGTAGCAATTGCTACTCACTACCAGGGGGAGATCTGCTGGGACATCACCAAGCCCGATGGAACTCCAAAGAAACAGCTTGATGTCAATCGACTCAAAGCTTTGGGTTGGAGTTCGCGAATTCCTTTGGCAGAAGGTTTGGCTAGGACAGTGGAGATATTCCGGCATGAGCTAGCTCAACAACTAGTTCGACTTTAGCTTTAGAGAATAAAACTGATGAAAATCTCTGAAATTAAATCTTGCATGAATTCTCCTAGACTTCCTGAGAAATTTATCCAAAAATTTTGTGCTGTCGTGTCAAAAGTTGCCTTGGCTGCTATCTTTCTCAATATTCTGCTAAATGATTATTCTGTGATCTGAAGACTAATGAGTAATGAAAGAACCTTTAAAATTTTAGATTGCACCCTCCGTGATGGCGGATACTATAATAACTGGAACTTTAGCGATGAGTTAATAGAAAATTACGTTCGTGCCAGTTTGGCTGCCAAGATTGATGTTATAGAAATTGGATTCCGATCTTCTTTGAATAATAAGTTCAAAGGGGCATGTGCATATAGTTCAGATTTATTTCTAGAGAATTTACCTTTCTTGAATGGTACTGATATCGCTGTGATGGTTAACGGATCTGAGATCTGTAGAACTGATTCTATACCGCGCCTATTAGAAAAACTTTTTCCGAAGCCCGCCATATCATCAATTGTTTCAATAGTTCGTATTGCATGCCATTTTTCAGAATTATCTAGAGTTTTATCTGCTACACGATGGCTTGCGGATCATGGGTATAAGATATGCATCAATATAATGCAAATATCAGATCGAAAATACGCTGATATTAAGGAAATAACATCAATGGCTTCTGATTGCCCCATTGATGTTCTTTATTTCGCTGACTCAACCGGATCGCTGAAGCCGGATGACATCTCTAGAATTGTCGAATGGTTCCGTACTGGTTGGCAGAGAGAACTCGGTATACATACCCACAACAATATGGGAATTGCACTTCAAAATACTTTACGTGCTTATGAAGAGGGTGTTAATTGGTTGGATTCAACTGTGAGTGGTATGGGCAGAGGTCCAGGTAATGCGAAAACAGAAGAACTTGTCATAGAAACTGAGACTTTACGCGATGGCAATGTCAATTACGTGCCACTGATGGCTCTAAGTAGACAGAAATTTGATAAACTCAAAGCTCAGTACGGGTGGGGACCTCATCCATATTATTATTTGTCTGGCAAGTATGGTATACATCCAAGTTATATTCAAGAAATGATTAATGATGCTCGTTATGACGACGAAGACATCATTGCAGTGACAAATCAATTAAAATCTGAAGGAGGCAAAGTTTTTAGTCTTGATTCTTTAGACCTCGCACGTCAATTTTATATCGACAAAGCAAATGGATCTTGGTCACCAACTGAAATATTTAATGGTCGAGAAGTACTGATTTTAGGGTCTGGCCCAGGGGTTCGTGAACATTCATCTGCCCTAGAACTATATATACAAAAGCAATCACCTCTTGTACTTGCACTCAATACACAGTCAGCAATCGATTCGTCTTTGATTGATCTTAGAATTGCCTGTCACCCTGTTCGCCTAATAGCTGATGTAGAGGAATACAATCAACTAGCCGAGCCATTAATTATCCCAGTTTCTTCACTACCAAAATCTTTAAGAAATGAATTGGCCAATAAAAAAGTTTTTGATTACGGCTTAGGTATATCCGCGAATAAGTTTCAATGCAATAATACGTATTGCATTATTCCCTCACCTCTGGTTCTCGCTTATGCGCTAGCTGTTGCTACAAGTGGTAAGTCAAAGAACATTCTTTTGGCAGGCTTTGACGGTTATGCTCCAGGTGATCCAAGAAATGAAGAAATTGAAAATATATTTTTAACTTATTTTAATTCATATCCTAATGCTTTACTCCATTCGATAACTTCAACGAATTTTAAGACCATAGCTTCTAAAAGCTTATATGGAATGTTTTGATGATTCTTCTAGCATGAAAGTCTGCGTTGTAATTCCTGCACGATATTCATCATCTCGTTTTCCCGGGAAGCCCTTAGTCAACTTATTATATAAACCGATGATTATATGGGTTGCGGACATAGCAGCCCGTGCGGTTGGTATTGAGCATGTTTATGTTGCTACTGATGATACTCGCATAGCAGATGCCGTTACTTCATATGGATATAAATTCATAGAAACAAGTCCTCATGCTCTTACAGGTACAGATCGTGTTGCTGAAGCCTCTAAACAAATAGATTATGATATTTACATTAATGTGCAGGGAGATGAACCAACGATTGACCACTTGGAAATTTTAAAATGTATTCAACTGAAGAAAGAAAACTTTGATTGCGTTGTTAATGGATATTGCACCATCAGCACTAACTCAAACCCTTCCTCCAAAAACATCCCTAAGGTTGTCAAGACAGAGAAAAACAGATTAGTTTATATGTCGCGCTCATTAGTTCCAGGCTTTAAAGACCTCAACATTATGCCTAAAGAATACTTAAAACAAGTGTGTATTTATGGGTTTAGTTTTGAAGAGCTTCAGTTATTTAGTAATTATGGCCGTAAAAGCTTGTTAGAGCAGTCTGAAGATATCGAAATACTACGCTTCTTGGACCTGGGAAAACAAGTGTTAATGTATCAGTGTGCAAAAGAAAGCCTGGCTGTTGATGTTCCAAGTGACATCCAAATTGTTGAGGATTACCTTCAGCCCAATAAATGATCAATTCTCTCGATAAGTACAACAGCTTCGTGTTTGACTGTGATGGAGTCGTCCTAAATTCGAATTCGATTAAAACCAATGCATTCTATGATACCGCCTTGCCTATGGGGCAAGAGATTGCAAATGAGCTAAAAAGATATCATCTAAGACACGGTGGTATATCTCGGTACGAAAAATTTTCCCATCTTTTAAAGAATATTGCGCCAAAGTATAACAAAGCATCAGTGCCAAGTATTGAACATCTTCTATATACTTATTCAAGCATAGTAGAAAAAGCTTTGCTTGATTGTGAAATAGCAAAGCATCTCGCATTGCTTCGTGAGCGTACAAAGAAAAGCTCCTGGACAATTGTTTCAGGGAGCGACCAATTAGAATTAAGAAAGATCTTTAACGAAAGAAACATAGATAAGTTATTTGATGGTGGTATTTTTGGAAGTCCTGATAATAAACACCGTATATTAGCCAGAGAATTAAAGAATCGATCTATTCTGAAACCAGCTTTAATGCTTGGCGATAGTTTATATGATTATGAAGCAGCTTCTAAAGCTGGCTTGGATTTTATCTTTGTATACAATGGTCAGAAGTTGATCAATGGCAGAGTTTTGTAAAAAAAAATCAACTTCCTTATATTGAATGCCTATCCAATCTTCTGCCATAGTGCCTTCTTGAAATTCTTGAGGTTGATTTAATTGACCAATAGCTTTTTGTATCACTTCTTAATTAACTACTTTTATCTTCAAATTTAACCACAACTAGTGAATATCTTCTTCTTTTACTTAAATCAATTTGTCAACCACCTTCCTCGTGCCCGCCTATTTCAGTTATTGACTGCATTACCATTAATAATCGTTGGTAGCTTTCTTGAAGTCTTTTCTTTGGCTTTAGTCGTTCCATTTTTAACATCAATATCTTCAGAAGAGATAATAATCAGTAATTCTTCATTAAATTCTTTCATTTCTTGGCTAAACATTTCTACAAATGATGAGATAATAATCATCTTAGGTATTTTGTTTGTTTCTGCAGTTATTCTAAGTGGGGTCACAAGACTATATATCATTTGGTTTAGTAACTTGTTGTCAGCAAATATTGGACATGACATGAGTATACAGGCGTATGAAAATACCCTCAAAAAACCTTTTATTGAGCATAAGCTAAGCAATTCTGGCGATGTAATTGCAGCAATTATCACGCATATCCATATCACTGTACTAGTAATTAATTCACTATTGACAGCTGCGAGTTCATTCTTTACCGTTCTTGCTGTAGGTATTGGATTGGCAATAATTAATCCAATTGAAACATCTATAATTGCAGTAACACTGTTTTTGTCTTATTTACTAATAACTCGAATATTTAACAAGCGTGTCGAATATTATGGTAATATTATTGCAGAAAATAAGAATAAAAAAATAAAGTTAATACAGGAGAGCCTTGGTGGAATAAGAGATGTTTTAATGAATAATAGATTTAAAGATTACGTGGAATCTTATAATATTTTGGATTATCAAGAACGAAATTTGCTTGCAAAACTAACGTTTTTGAATAGAACTCCGAGGGTTTTAGTTGAGATCATATTTATAAGTATACTCATCATCGCTGGATTGATAATAGCAGTTGTTTTTCAAGAAAAACAACTTTTGATACCAACGCTTGGTTTATTTGCACTAGCCTCCCAAAAGTTGTTGCCAAATACTCAAAATATATTTAATGCCTGGGTAACTGTCAGAAGCTCGAAGGTGCAAATCGATGAGACATTAAAATTACTTAATCAACCTGCATATTCAAATTTTAATGCTTTAAGCTCACATCAAAATTTAGTGTTTCAAGACTGCATTGAATTCAATTGTGTTTCCTATCAATACCCTAATAACCCTCATGAATCTCTTGCTGACATTAATCTTAAAATATATAGAGGCGATAAGATCGGAATTATAGGAACAACAGGTAGCGGTAAAAGCACTTTCATCGATCTATTGATTGCATTGCTGGAACCATCAAAAGGATCCATTATGATTGATGGTCAAATTTTGGCCGGAGAAATTTCTAGACAATGGCAATCTCTAATATCACATGTACCACAGGAGATATTCCTTTTTAACAAGAGTTTGGCCGAAAATATTTCATTGAGCAAAATATATGATTATGAAAAAATTCGAGATGCGGCTGAAAAATCGTTGATTACATCATTGCTCGAGGACTGCTTGGGTGAGAATGTACATAAGACTTTAACTGAGAGAGGCAGTAATCTAAGTGGTGGCCAAAAGCAAAGAATAGGGATAGCTCGAGCTATTTATCAAAATAAGCCAATACTTATTTTAGATGAAGCTACAAGTGCATTAGATTTATATACTGAAGAGTCTATCCTAACTGCACTACGAGAGTCTTCCGTTAAATTGACAATAATCATGATCTCACACAACCTTCGGACTTTAGAAATGTGCGATAAAATTATTTGGCTTGAAGATTCCAAACTAGTAGGATATAGCGACTCAAAAGTAATTTTAAGTAAATACAAAGAGAAAATAGCAAAATTTCGATCTTTCAATAAGACCTCATAATTTCTCGACTTATGATTGGGATCCATCGTCTTTTTAAGTTCGCGAAAAAGCTTACTAGATTTTTGTGTCAAAAACTACATGAGAAATCTTCATTGCCATACAATTATTATCAATGGATAGGGATTTTCAATAAGTTTCGCCCTCTTTATTCATTTTTAGCTGACGCTGAGAAAATTTGCATTGTAAGCAAGGGAGCTTCTTTGGCAGAACTGCCAGATGAAAAAATTTATTTTGAGATTACGCAGGCTGATTTAACAATTCTAGTAAGTTCAGTTGATATACAAAATCATCCTGTGTTGTCTAAATTGACTTATGACATGCAGGTAGTTGGAAGAGTGGATGAAATTGAGGGTTATGTACCAGTTTTCCCGAAACAAATTTTAGACCATTTTGAAATCGGGGCTCTCTGTGTTAATTCAAATTCCAAATACCTTTCAGGATTAGCCCTGTATAGATTTTACAAATTTTTCTCTAAGTTGGGTCTACCCCTTTACTCAACTGAAGGTGGCATTTCTTTCGTTTCAGAAGATGCACGGATTTATAATGGCAAAGGTTTGACTATCATCCAAAAAATTATTTCCCATTGCCTAATGTCAAAAAAACTTAAAACAATTACATTCTTGGGTGTTGACTTTTATGGAACAGGTTATTTGGATTCGTTGAGAGATAAAGAAAAAAATGAATTGTCGCTCTTTCCTGAAATTAATACACTATCTACTGACCCCCGAAACAATAGAGGTATACCACTAATTAGATACTTAATTGCATTAGCGAACTCCCCGAAAATGTCTGTTCAATTGTGCTTCCCAGAAGAAATTGTTAAATTTATTCCACATTTGTATAAGCGAGACTTTGAGACAGCCAAGAAAATCACCATATTTTAAGTGATATTCTGCAAGTCTTTCCCATTCCTTTCTAAATTTATTCAATGACTCATACGACTTTCTTCAACCTCAACGCTCTGATTTCAAATTACTAAT
Coding sequences within it:
- a CDS encoding GumC family protein, with translation MTSSPSQTLQPQQLDNDEIDLRQVAAALKRQWLLIGGITAATVLLSGIYAFTRKPVWEGSFQIVLENQDVGGGRLAKLAAANPMLAGLAGVSAGESSLVTEVKILESPSVLRPTYDFVKASKAAAGADVSKWVITDWTRSLEIELVKGTSVLSLTYRDTDEDLILPVLERITRTYQEYSGKDRRRGLTQGVAYLEQEIDKLRQQSATSMRTAQAYALANGLGIQDGMPTGATGSTNGGSVEASREAAQNQVNALRQRIAAAQRSGNTTLYKAPQLAANTEIYSQLQRVETRLQQQSALLTPQDQSIQRLQRERSGLIAYINQQTIGLLQGELITAEAQLASLTRPREVVLKHRELVRAALRDEKTLAELEVQLQSLKLDQARQTDPWELISTPTVLDKPVAPRKKRMVALGLFGGLVLGCGAALIRDRRSGLVFSEDELKTLLPCPMLERLPAMAPEQWSSTAQLLAEGPLADAQSVALIPVGNFPNNQIEQLQQALVAALGNRKLLVSRDLLASRTCSTQLLVTAPGAPQRQQLQQLREQLALQGTPLAGWLLIDPTLEA
- a CDS encoding SLBB domain-containing protein, with amino-acid sequence MFRSWLSIGALAASLVLTPLSLRAQPESSETSQAPSLTSEERSRVSFDAYILGPGDGLDIELLDLPELSGRVIIGPDGTIYLPRLRALYVEGLTIEELRLFLTEQFRPYVRDPEVYIRPVRYRPIRVYVGGEVKRPGYYSLSKDNELQRISESAEQTTLDGLSAPGTSRGGLNQVPGGATAITSGGGLSTFGLQFPTVFDAIRAAQGITPFTDLSKVQVTRRQAASSGGGRIRTNLNFLSLITTGDESQNIRLFDGDVVSVAKSPEVLREQLLKAGQTNLTPQFMQVYVSGRVRNPGAVTLPQGSSLVQAIDLAGGTKLLHGKVEFIRFNREGEIDRRIFGFKSDAPADDYRNPVLMAGDVVRLRESIASAGIEVLNEITAPAVGLYSVYSIYRDIQP
- the galE gene encoding UDP-glucose 4-epimerase GalE → MAQLLITGGAGFIGSHTGLVLLEAGHELLVFDDFSNSSPIALERVRELAGPAAAPRLRQMQGDIRSPRNLEQAFTKAPSGIDAVIHFAGLKAVGESVEKPLHYWDVNLNGSRCLLEAMDAHSCHTLVFSSSATVYGNPETVPIPATAPISPINPYGHTKAAVERMLSDLHASAQDAWRIACLRYFNPVGAHPSGRIGENPLGIPNNLFPFVSQVANGRREQLQVFGGDWPTPDGTGVRDYIHVMDLADGHRAALDCLLAEATQMVTLNLGSGQGQSVLEVVQSMQAASGRSIPNTITDRRPGDAAQRLGWRTQRSLEDICRDGWAWQQQNPERYT
- the gmd gene encoding GDP-mannose 4,6-dehydratase, which gives rise to MPSSATRAAKTALITGITGQDGSYLAELLLEKGYLVHGIKRRASSFNTTRIDHLYQDPHESDPRLVLHYGDLTDSTNLIRIIQQEQPDEIYNLGAQSHVAVSFEAPEYTANSDALGTLRILEAVRMLGLIGKTRIYQASTSELYGLVQEVPQKESTPFYPRSPYGVAKLYAYWITVNYREAYGMYACNGILFNHESPRRGETFVTRKITRGLARIDAGLEQCLFMGNLDSLRDWGHARDYVEMQWRMLQQEGPPEDFVIATGRQESVRRFIELAASELGWGSIQWQGRGLQETGSRADTGDVVVRIDPRYFRPAEVETLLGDPTRAKEKLGWIPTTTLEELVAEMVATDREDAKKDAHLKRKGFAVVGSMENPPTNPEAIKAAGGAE
- a CDS encoding GDP-L-fucose synthase family protein, translating into MSPLITPADRIYVAGHRGMAGSAIFRALERGGYHQLLTASRSELDLLDGPSVQAWFTKHQPTVVVLAAAKVGGIQANSSYPADFLLENLKIQTHVIETAWRSGVQRLLFLGSSCIYPKFAEQPIKEEALLSGALEPTNEWYAIAKIAGIKLCESLRRQHGFDAISLMPTNLYGPGDNYHSTNSHVLPALIRRFHEATKANAETVTCWGTGSPLREFLHVDDLGEACLFALEQWSPAPSELSYLNVGTGVDLSIRELAEAVAIATHYQGEICWDITKPDGTPKKQLDVNRLKALGWSSRIPLAEGLARTVEIFRHELAQQLVRL
- a CDS encoding aldolase catalytic domain-containing protein, whose product is MSNERTFKILDCTLRDGGYYNNWNFSDELIENYVRASLAAKIDVIEIGFRSSLNNKFKGACAYSSDLFLENLPFLNGTDIAVMVNGSEICRTDSIPRLLEKLFPKPAISSIVSIVRIACHFSELSRVLSATRWLADHGYKICINIMQISDRKYADIKEITSMASDCPIDVLYFADSTGSLKPDDISRIVEWFRTGWQRELGIHTHNNMGIALQNTLRAYEEGVNWLDSTVSGMGRGPGNAKTEELVIETETLRDGNVNYVPLMALSRQKFDKLKAQYGWGPHPYYYLSGKYGIHPSYIQEMINDARYDDEDIIAVTNQLKSEGGKVFSLDSLDLARQFYIDKANGSWSPTEIFNGREVLILGSGPGVREHSSALELYIQKQSPLVLALNTQSAIDSSLIDLRIACHPVRLIADVEEYNQLAEPLIIPVSSLPKSLRNELANKKVFDYGLGISANKFQCNNTYCIIPSPLVLAYALAVATSGKSKNILLAGFDGYAPGDPRNEEIENIFLTYFNSYPNALLHSITSTNFKTIASKSLYGMF